aatatatacaaaataataggaTCGCATGGAATGCTAGCATTTCTTATCTCCTTTGAAACGTAATGCCGATTATTTCAGCGTAAAATGAAACACTCCATCAACAGTATAAGATAAAATCCTCTAGAATTGATTTTGCACTATTCCAAGGTATAAGTGTTTTATATGCACACGGCACACAATTATgatttagaaatttatattttttcatatatataaaaagtcaaggttgttaatacaaaaaaacatatcCTTTTATATCTCTGAATTGAAAAGACatgttaataaaagtaataaattaaataaaatatgaatagaaaactattttggcaaataatataaaacatatttacagaGACGCTACCACACCATTCCACAAGCCTGGATTGTACGCACCGACATCACCACCCAAGCCATCAGACAGGGTGATACCAAAAACATCCAACAACAATTACGTTCTTCTGCCCCTTGAAAACAATTCGCAGTACACAATCATAGAACCACAGGAGAAGAGAACCGAAGAACCTTTACTTGCAGCTCATAATGAAGAAGTTAAACCAATATTAGAACCTCTACCAAACGTACCCCATCACCTTTTACCTTATGAGACTGATTTGAAGGTCTCAAGTCGTTCTGATGGCTATGACGAAATAAATGAGGAAAGCTTGCAATATTTATCACCAAATGTTAGAGACATGATCAGAATGGCTCACGATCCAGACGATGAAAGGCTTGTTGATGTTTGGGAGGGGCTAAGGGCCAATCCAGCTGAAGTGTCTACTAAAGGGAAGCTGTCATCTTCTAACTTGAGACTGCTTCTCTTGTACGATCTTCTAAGCAGAGACGCGAAGAGACAGAAATTGTCGGATTACAGTGTAAGTACCTGTATAGGATTATAATATCACTTGTAATAGGGTTTCGTGTAAGTCCGCCTGGGTTACCATCTATTAGTGATTTTTACCACCACTGAACAATGCTATTTAGTATGCTAGGTTCCGATTTCCGGGTAAGTCGCTATAATTACTGCCACAAGGGACATCAAtccttaattcccaaggttattAGCTCATTGGTGATTTAATATCAGCCCTTTATTCCGAACAATTaagttatttgtatgtatatagttgtgttgttgttataaaatgtcCCTCAGTTCGGTGTGTCTTTTGacataggcctcctccaacTGCTTCCATTGTTCTCTATCTGTCGCTACTCTGGTCCAGTAAGGTCCCAAGGCTAGGCGAAAATCATCTTCCCATCTTCTTGTTGGACGTCCCCGATGTCTACTTCCATCTCTTGGGTACCAGAGTGTTACCTGCTTGCTCCATTTTTCTGTCTTGCAGCGTAGCATGTGGACTGTCCAACGCCATTTCAATCGGTCCGTTCGGGTAACTATATCGGTGACTTTGGTTTTGTTCCTTACTTCTGCTGAGGTAATTCTGTCATTTAGTCTTATTTTTAACATACTTCTCTCCGTTGCCCCCTGACACTTGGCTAGTTTTTCTCTGTGGTTCTGAGTGTGGGACCAGGTCTCACATCCGTATGTAATACAGGGGAGGATACAGGTATTAAAAGCTTTTCTTTTTATGGTCATACTTAGTTCTtcgtttttcatttcattgatgATTTAATGACTGGTTAATATTGCTTACAACGTCAATACCTATAGGTAATAGTTACcctatttattaatagatgGTCCATTCAGCCCtcctaaataaatgaattaatctaaataatatgttataacatttaacgtctgttaaataataagataatcttacatattacaaaaaagtCCCTTCAACACAAATTACCTACAGGTTGTAAAATTTCCCATTACTGGAAAGgtcagaaaaatatttcatcacaTTGCTCCAGTGGTAGTTGGTAGATTGATAAGTTGCAGACATaagttgaaataagacacatgcaggtttccacacgatgttttccttcaccgagtacgagatgaattataaacacaaaataagcacccTCATTTATCGCTTGAGAGGTGGAGGAAGGCGTAcctccactgggccatctcgacttccaAAAAAGTGCCTACGCAAATCCCAAATCatccttaaaaaataaacaatcaaaagaaaaacaatttgtaCATAATTAGTATTTCTCGGTATCAATTTTATACCagcaataaaaagttattttactttgaaattctttgatactttatatttatgagaacgcatatagaaattaaaatacattgccAACCCTTAATTATGCTTACAATCAACTCGTTTATTAGACTTTACTTGAATTCTTCTTATTCTTGAAATCTATAACTCTTGCACTACTTCCCAATGATccaattttcattaaaacacttaTCCAAGTATCTAATACGAATTAAACGTAATTTGAAAGTTAAACAGCATAAATGTATCATTTTAAATCAATGAGAAACAACCTATAAGTATACGTACACAAAGTTACTTTTTGTACGTTTCGGTTGTCTCAATACTTGAAACATAAGACCTTATAcgttatttacaaaatactttgACACAGAAAAGATCCTTGACAATGGCATTAaagatgtaataaatattcactaacttaaaaataaatcgagaTATCGAACCTCAAGTTCACTGACCTCCATTAAATCAATACACTTAATAAAACAGTAACAAGATATTGTCtgcagattttattttaaggagACTAATGAGTATCGATACGGAGTCTGAAATAAGACCTTTTGTCTGAGCAtgcattattgttaaattagaTGATTTAATTGAGATAATAATAGATTAACTGATATGTGATAAATTTTTCATGTAAATTCAAGTTAAAGACAATGTTACCACACATTGTTGCTGCAACTGttacgaattaaaaaatcaatataatgtaatttttaattttcagtaaTAATAGAATAACACTACTCGTCTTGGCAGTGGAAGCCTCGAGGTGttctgtattataaaaaaaatgtgacgaAAGAGTTCGTATATAAgttatgtcataaatattattgaaatctcGAAAAATTACAATATCCTTCTTTATATTCTTTTCTTAattcatcaatatttaaaatgcaatcGATTAAAAAATTAGACGAAGAAAACTCGCTGAAATTTGTCGGTTTTCCCAGATATGCGGAATTTAATTTCCGAACTGGCATTTCATTTTTTCTTTAACTATTAATCAGTTAGTGAAATTATTCGATtcttgatttaataaatttgacaaatatcccaaagaaaattaatgttacttggcagtagggctttgtgcaagcccgtctgggtcggtaacacccaatcatcagttattctaccgccaaataacagcactcagtattgttgtgttccggtttgaagggttagtgagccagtgtaactacaagcacaagggacataacatcttagttcccaaggttggtggcacattatagacgatgtaaggaataattaatatttcttccagcttcattgtctatgggtgatggtgaccacttaccatcaggggcatatatgctcgtccgccaacctataccaaagaaaaaataatttataaatattaacatataagaaatatatatgagGAATTGTTAAAGGTCACAATTCATTTGATTGTTGTTTTCTTGGCTCCGTTTATGGGTTATATTAATGGCCAATGATCTCGTTTCGGCTGAAGGTCACAAGGGATTTGTGAAGGCTTATCTTTCGGTGATTAggtacttcaaataaaacaggGTTATCGCGCCAAACTTATACTCGTATTTATAAGGCAGGTCATAAAATTTGTAACTACAACTTAATTTTACTGGTTCGTTGATccacgtaaaataaaaaaataagagcttataaattaaaatgcactcaagtatcaattattttattcacatgTTCGAAATCAAAATCTTATAC
The Vanessa cardui chromosome 10, ilVanCard2.1, whole genome shotgun sequence genome window above contains:
- the LOC124533258 gene encoding uncharacterized protein LOC124533258 is translated as MRYKVLHLMIAAMIRRVLLFTIFLQVTRNALVQSAKQQVQLSDSYLPVAMQVIAHLTDQMAFEVKDDVTPRPPKPTTTTQKPPDATTPFHKPGLYAPTSPPKPSDRVIPKTSNNNYVLLPLENNSQYTIIEPQEKRTEEPLLAAHNEEVKPILEPLPNVPHHLLPYETDLKVSSRSDGYDEINEESLQYLSPNVRDMIRMAHDPDDERLVDVWEGLRANPAEVSTKGKLSSSNLRLLLLYDLLSRDAKRQKLSDYSGFSPDVMKTLVDSSDGGARAQLSLALSKMVERHDCGHEYANNRAKEMVVELAKDESLLSSELRYLQPLVYRF